The following DNA comes from Flammeovirgaceae bacterium.
CATGGCTTGAGTATCCCGTCTATGTTGCCCTTGGGGCCTTCACTGGTTTTCTCAACACGGTGGCCGGGGGTGGTTCCCTTATCTCCATGCCGGTACTTATTTTCATGGGACTGCCGGGCACGGTGGCCAACGGCACCAACAGGGTAGCCACCCTGGCACAAAACATTTTTGCCGTGGGCGGGTTTCACAGCAAAGGCATAAAACTCCCGTTCCCCTATACTTATTACCTCTCCGCGGTGTCCCTTGCCGGGGGGCTCATTGGCGCCTGGCTGGCCACCGACATTTCGGACGCCTTATTTAAAAGGATACTTGCCCTGGTCATGGTGGCCGTGGTGGCCTCCATCGTTTTCAACCGGCAGTCGTCCATAAAAGGGGACGGGGAAAAAATGTCGGCCCCCAGGCAGGTATGGGGCACCATCCTCTTCTTTTTGCTGGGGATATACGGTGGGTTCCTGCAGGCCGGCATTGGCTTTCTGGTCATTGCCCTACTGACGCATGTCAACCATTTTAACCTGATCAAGGTCAATTACATCAAAGTGTTTGCCGCCATCCTGTATACCGGGGCCGCGGTGTTTGTTTTCGCTTTGAGCGGCAAGATCATATGGGCCATTGGCGTCACGCTGGCCATCGGGCAGGGAATAGGCGCCTGGTATGCCAGCAGGTGGTCAGTGGAGGCTGGGGAAAAGTGGATCAAGCGGGTCCTTGTGGTTTCCGTTGTCGTGATGGCCGTCAAGCTTTGGTTTTTCTGATCGAAAAAGAAAACGGGCAGGAAAAAGCATTTATTTCTTCTCGCGCTTCAGGTCCCGGAAAAACCGGGCCCAGTTAAACGGGTTGAGGAGCGGGTTGGTGCGGGGTTGGAAACGGTCGTTGATGGACCCCGTGTATTGGTCCATATAATACCGGTAGTTGGCCGCACCGTCCATGGGTGTCGTTCGCAGCATCAATGCCAACAGTTCGGCATTCATTGTTTTCGGGTCCACCCCATTGTCCATTGGAATGTTCAAGGCAAGTACGGCTTCTTTAAAAACCTCCTCGGTGGGGAACGGCATGATCTCCACCTCTTGCAGGTAGGTAACGTCAGGCACCATCTCCACGATAATGGTCAGGTATTCGGAAGCGGACTTGGGCACAATGTAGTGCCTGCGCGTATAGCCCACTGAGCTGATCACTACACTGTCGCCTTCCAGCACGGGCATCGAAAAGTAGCCAGTGCGGTTGGAGGTGGTGCCCCGCCCCGCCTTGGGCACATAGATGTGCACCCCGGCAAGGCCGGAGACGCTGTCTTCGCCCAGGATGATACCGGACAGTTGTATCACCCTTTTTTTGCTTTGCGCAAAGGAGTCGGTGGTGGAAGCACCAAGGCCTACCACCAACAAAAAAACAAACCATTTAATATACATACGCCCCATACCCGGTCGGTTGCCCAAAGATAGGGATTGCGGGCAAACTGCCCTAATGTTTGGCAAAGGGCATTTCATATGTTAAAAATTGAATTTGAATGGTCATATGGAACCACCAGTTATTATCATGCCGGTGGGGCGTGGTTTACCTGGCGATTTCATTGATTTTTTTATGCTAACTTGAACCCTAGAAAATACACCACTCTTCAACCGAAAAAATCCCACCAACGGCATGAGGCTGAAACACTTTAACATCGACCTGGGCGCTCAGATTTTCCTTGCCTGTTCAGACACTTCCAGGCTGCGGATCTTGAATTTGATCATGAACAATGGCGAAATGTGCATCAGTGACCTGGAGCGCATCCTGGATTTCACCCAGACGAAAACGTCCCGTCATTTGGTGTACCTCAAAAACTCCGATATTTTGTCGCTGCGAAAACACAACCAATGGGTGTTCTACCAGGTAAAGGACGAGGTGCATGACATCATCAAGCAGATACTCCAGTTTATCAGCCGTGACCCCATCCTGCAAAAAGACCAACAGGTGTACGAAACGCTTTACACCAACCGGGAGCTTGCCCTGAACAAACTCAACATCAGGCCCCTTGCCCGCTCATGACCGGCCCCGGCTATAAATGCGTGATCTTTGACCTTGACCATACCCTCTGGGACTATGACAAAAATTGCGCAGAAGCCCTCGGTGAACTGTACGAACGGAAGGGGTTGAAAGAGAAAGGGATCACCTCGTTTGAACAGCTTCTTGACATGTTCATGGAAATGAACGCACAGATGTGGGACCAATACGACCTGGGCCTCATCCAACAGGACGTCATCCGGTACCAGCGGTTTCACCGGGTGCTGCTTGCCCTTGGCGTGGACGACTATCGGCTATCGCTTTCCATGTCGGGCGAATACGTGGCCCTCTCCCCCACGAAAAAAAACCTGGTCCCCAATGCCCGGGCAGTCCTGGACTACCTGAAAGGAAAATACCGTTTGCTCATCGTCACCAATGGCTTTGAAGATATCCAGGCCACCAAGCTCGCCTCGTCTGGCATTGACAATTATTTCGATGGCGTGGTCACCTCTGAGATGGCCGGTCACAAAAAGCCGGCACGTGGGATTTTTGATTTTGCCCTGGCGATGGGCAACTATCGGGCCCACGAGGTGATAATGGTGGGCGACAACCTCAACACCGACATTAAGGGGGCGCACAATGCATCCATCGATAGTGTTTATTTCAATCCCCGCAAAAAGGCGCACGGGGCAGAGGTGAAACACGAAATTTCAG
Coding sequences within:
- a CDS encoding sulfite exporter TauE/SafE family protein, yielding MSPWLEYPVYVALGAFTGFLNTVAGGGSLISMPVLIFMGLPGTVANGTNRVATLAQNIFAVGGFHSKGIKLPFPYTYYLSAVSLAGGLIGAWLATDISDALFKRILALVMVAVVASIVFNRQSSIKGDGEKMSAPRQVWGTILFFLLGIYGGFLQAGIGFLVIALLTHVNHFNLIKVNYIKVFAAILYTGAAVFVFALSGKIIWAIGVTLAIGQGIGAWYASRWSVEAGEKWIKRVLVVSVVVMAVKLWFF
- a CDS encoding carboxypeptidase-like regulatory domain-containing protein yields the protein MGRMYIKWFVFLLVVGLGASTTDSFAQSKKRVIQLSGIILGEDSVSGLAGVHIYVPKAGRGTTSNRTGYFSMPVLEGDSVVISSVGYTRRHYIVPKSASEYLTIIVEMVPDVTYLQEVEIMPFPTEEVFKEAVLALNIPMDNGVDPKTMNAELLALMLRTTPMDGAANYRYYMDQYTGSINDRFQPRTNPLLNPFNWARFFRDLKREKK
- a CDS encoding metalloregulator ArsR/SmtB family transcription factor translates to MRLKHFNIDLGAQIFLACSDTSRLRILNLIMNNGEMCISDLERILDFTQTKTSRHLVYLKNSDILSLRKHNQWVFYQVKDEVHDIIKQILQFISRDPILQKDQQVYETLYTNRELALNKLNIRPLARS
- a CDS encoding noncanonical pyrimidine nucleotidase, YjjG family, giving the protein MIFDLDHTLWDYDKNCAEALGELYERKGLKEKGITSFEQLLDMFMEMNAQMWDQYDLGLIQQDVIRYQRFHRVLLALGVDDYRLSLSMSGEYVALSPTKKNLVPNARAVLDYLKGKYRLLIVTNGFEDIQATKLASSGIDNYFDGVVTSEMAGHKKPARGIFDFALAMGNYRAHEVIMVGDNLNTDIKGAHNASIDSVYFNPRKKAHGAEVKHEISDLIELKSIL